Proteins found in one Falco naumanni isolate bFalNau1 chromosome 21, bFalNau1.pat, whole genome shotgun sequence genomic segment:
- the LOC121080180 gene encoding fas-binding factor 1 homolog: MATKPKKSLRGSIDDVLGDLLGYDDETSVKSAKASQPAVGSSRRAQDTGLQARKKSILEDDFFDRLPAKDINSAEGSSVSDTDPQAVLQTLKDMDDMEADLLGIPKPSSGPGKTTVKGPGKCDFLGGGVKNTGKLVAPEEGEKVPAMEKKALSSPAAPRHNKKFNFEDLDDPLAGLLSDEEQDAPKKPAPTGAKSSSEEKPEQSKEKEPPPPQTPLHTVAPVQRRAELTFEDTDDDLMHALGLGSGSKGAEKQGKKAEKEVLRPARSKLDELLGRNSVAKILEQPGTGERREFKLDKKYQKQPEKEDGWDKEDFVFGAYQPTVASMPKGQPARRQPVSRFPAENSSEPKPEPRSKSPPSARHSPVRSSRTRGDWLGLKDEDFMDAKPTSAAKANPAVSYPSPGTAQQPGPTSQLPAAEAALAKPDPLEEDNWLSAALSRKKAQAQAKAQEQSAKPLESPEGGLDPHAPVSQPASPTGAPQQAAVPQDQAASADGSRQPVPWLSTTKQASVQPSDPAKGHPSRNAGALASTGSFPGKQEAPGPAPLTQVPAPRAHVQAAPQLQAEFSAPGLQHETRQGAPAAQLHEDASGCQAALLSAQARVAELESQVRMLELERTQHKLLLENLQQRHQEELNLLESTHRNQVKVVEDTYGQREERLRLEKEQLMAQLLLQSQDAERARAELLAQHQQRLATLEQQNKLEMERLQELQRVSVQEMRKDHEEQLQRLKRLKDQEIDAVTSATSYTRSLNGIIERMEKFSSNLHDLSRKVEATHHTTSQELAMGVRQRDEQLKVLQDRLSQQQRDMEEERSRLQEVIAKMEARLSEQTRLLEQERWRATAEQSKVESLQHSLEEQRRVMTQQLSMERAELERAKSALLEEQKSVMQKCSQEQRKLAAEWAEFHTQQQLRKEQMERNMDRALKMDSQREGTIMSLAEEQAELKIWSHELKTREEQLVRDRELLDKSWQELRLEKEKVDRATLRIQQQEEQIKSTTKLSSQKYKEGEQALQEACRIESEHQRRLQVMEQQLEQLKQQEQRLHEERLSMARQRRQLEQIREELPTNSAMLLNTKQGLSAPRRGLSSTPCFPLPTSALPWHSPGGSRDTGAGPTELYATLLLLKHRAQQDHDFLEKEQFFLDTLKKATYNTSSLSG, translated from the exons GTCCATTTTAGAAGATGATTTCTTCGACAGACTCCCTGCGAAGGACATAAATTCTGCAGAG GGATCCAGTGTCTCCGACACAGACCcacaagctgtgctgcagacccTGAAG GATATGGACGACATGGAAGCTGATCTCCTGGGAATCCCGAAACCCAGTTCTGGGCCAGGGAAGACAACTGTGAAAGGTCCTGGGAAATGTGACTTCTTGGGAGGAGGAGTAAAAAACACAGGGAAGCTGGTAGCTCCTGAGGAAG GAGAGAAAGTGCCTGCGATGGAAAAGAAGGCGCTCTCATCCCCTGCCGCTCCCCGACACAACAAGAAATTTAACTTTGAAG ATTTAGATGATCCTTTGGCAGGACTTTtgtctgatgaggagcaggaTGCTCCCAAGAAACCAGCTCCAACAGGCGCtaaaagcagctctgaggaaaaaccagaacagagcaaagagaaag AGCCACCTCCACCCCAGACGCCCCTGCACACCGTGGCCCcggtccagaggagggctgagCTCACTTTTGAAGATACTGATGACGACCTGATGCATGCGCTGGGACTTGGCAGTGGCTCAAAAGGAGCTGagaagcagggaaagaaggcagaaaa AGAGGTGCTCCGGCCAGCCCGCTCCAAGCTGGATGAGTTGCTGGGACGAAATTCCGTGGCCAAAATCCTGGAACAGCCAGGCACAGGAGAGCGCAGAGAGTTCAAACTGGATAAGAAGTACCAAAAGCAGCCAG agaaggaagacGGCTGGGACAAGGAGGATTTTGTCTTTGGAGCGTACCAGCCGACGGTGGCCTCCATGCCCAAGGGCCAGCCGGCGAGGAGGCAGCCTGTGAG CAGGTTTCCAGCCGAGAACAGCAGCGAACCAAAACCAGAACCCCGCTCCAAATCTCCTCCttcagccaggcacagccctgtgcGGAGCAGCCGGACTCGAGGTGACTGGCTGGGCTTGAAAGATGAGGATTTTATGGATGCGAAGCCAACATCTGCAGCAAAAGCCAATCCTGCAGTGAGctaccccagccctggcacagcccagcagcccgGCCCCACCAGCCAGCTCCCGGCTGCAGAGGCAGCGCTGGCTAAACCTGACCCGCTGGAGGAAGACAACTGGCTGAGCGCTGCCTTGTCTCGCAAGAAAGCCCAAGCACAGGCGAAGGCTCAGGAGCAAAGTGCCAAGCCCTTGGAGTCCCCAGAAGGAGGGCTGGATCCCCACGCTCCTGTCAG ccagccagccagccccacaggagCACCGCAGCAGGCAGCTGTCCCGCAGGACCAGGCAGCGAGTGCAGATGGCTCCAG GCAGCCGGTCCCCTGGCTCAGCACCACGAAACAAGCCTCGGTTCAACCATCGGATCCTGCGAAGGGGCATCCCTCCAGAAATGCCGGTGCCTTGG CCTCTACAGGCTcattcccaggaaagcaggaggcGCCAGGCCCTGCCCCGCTCACTCAG GTTCCTGCACCCAGGGCACATGTCCAGGCTGCCCCGCAGCTGCAG GCAGAGTTCTCAGCCCCGGGCTTGCAGCATGAGACGAGGCAGGGGGCTCCCGCAGCCCAGCTCCATGAGGATGCATCAGGCTGCCAGGCAGCGCTGCTGAGCGCCCAGGCCcgtgtggcagagctggagagccaG GTCCGAATGCTGGAGCTGGAGCGGACACAGCACAAACTGTTGCTGGAAAATCTCCAGCAGCGGCACCAGGAGGAACTGAATCTCCTTGAGAGCACCCACAG GAACCAGGTGAAGGTGGTGGAGGACACCTACGGGCAGCGGGAGGAGAGGCTGCggctggagaaggagcagctgatggctcagctcctgctgcagagccaggatgCGGAGCGGGCacgggcagagctgctggcgcagcaccagcagcgcctggccacgctggagcagcagaacaagcTGGAGATGGAGCGTctgcaagagctgcagag GGTGTCTGTCCAGGAGATGCGCAAAGACCACGAAGAGCAGCTCCAGCGGCTGAAGCGGCTGAAAGACCAGGAGATCGATGCAGTGACCAGCGCCACATCGTACACCAG GTCTCTGAATGGCATCATCGAGCGGATGGAGAAGTTCTCCAGCAACTTGCATGACCTCTCGCGAAAGGTGGAGGCCACACACCACACCACCTCCCAGGAGCTGGCCATGGGGGTACGGCAGCGGGACGAGCAGCTCAAGG TGCTCCAGGACAGGCTGtcgcagcagcagagggacatGGAGGAGGAGCGGAGCCGACTCCAGGAGGTGATCGCTAAAATGGAGGCCAGGCTGAGTGAGCAGACTcggctgctggagcag GAGCGATGGAGGGCAACGGCAGAGCAATCCAAAGTGGAATCACTGCAGCACTCACTGGAGGAGCAGCGGCGAGTCATGACCCAGCAGCTGTCCATGGAgcgagcagagctggagagggcgAAG AGtgctctgctggaagagcagaagtCCGTGATGCAGAAGTGCTCGCAGGAGCAACGGAAGCTGGCAGCCGAGTGGGCTGAATTtcacacccagcagcagctgaggaaggagcagaTGGAGCGCAACATGGACCGAGCCCTGAAGATGGACTCACAGAGAGAGGGCACCATCATGAGCCTGGCCGAG gagcaggcagagctgaagatCTGGAGCCATGAGCTGAAAaccagggaggagcagctggtgagggacagggagctgctggacaagtcctggcaggagctgaggctggagaaggagaaggtggACAGGGCCACACTGCgcatccagcagcaggaggagcagatTAAAAGCACGACCAAG ctCTCATCCCAGAAGTACAAGGAAGGGGAGCAAGCCCTGCAAGAGGCGTGCAGGATAGAGTCCGAGCACCAGAGGAGGCTGCAGGtcatggagcagcagctggagcagctgaagcagcaggaacagcgTCTTCACGAG gagcGGCTGAGCATGGCTCGCCAGAGGAGACAGCTCGAACAGATCCGTGAGGAACTGCCCACCAACTCTGCGATGCTGCTGAACACAAAGCAGGGCCTCAGTGCCCCTAGGAGAGGCCTCTCCAGCACACCGT GTTTTCCACTTCCCACCAGCGCGCTCCCTTGGCATAGCCCAGGGGGTAGCAGGGACACTGGGGCTGGCCCCACCGAGCTCTACGCCACGTtgttgctgctgaagcacagggCCCAGCAG GACCATGATTTCTTAGAGAAGGAGCAGTTCTTCCTGGACACCCTGAAGAAAGCAACCTACAACACTTCATCTCTGTCAGGCTGA